One region of Corvus hawaiiensis isolate bCorHaw1 chromosome 12, bCorHaw1.pri.cur, whole genome shotgun sequence genomic DNA includes:
- the KLHDC4 gene encoding kelch domain-containing protein 4 isoform X2: MGKKGKRDKKGKGAEKTAAKMEKKVSRRAKKEEEDLEALIAEFQSLDAKKTQVIESSCPPPSPRLNCSLCAHPERDELILFGGEYFNGQKTFLYNELYIYHIRKNSWAKLEIPNPPPRRCAHQAAVVPTAGGQLWIFGGEFASPNGEQFYHYKDLWVLHLATKTWEQIKAPGGPSGRSGHRMVACKRQLVIFGGFHESARDYIYYNDVYAFNLDSFTWSKLAPAGIGPAPRSGCQMTPTPEGNIIIYGGYSKQRVKKDVDKGTLHTDMFLLKAEGAGKEEDRWTWSRLSPSGVKPTPRSGFSVAAAPNNRCLLFGGVHDEEEEESIEGDFFNDIYFYDIGKNRWFPAQLKGPKSEKRKRRRGRQAEAAAAGEEELQLPPPQGPLEIVKEVVAEDGTIMTIKQVIPGAAEDKDRSASEEEEEEEEEEEGGALGQPVEPCPRSNAMVAVKHGVLYVYGGMFEVGDRQVTLSDLHSIDLHRMDEWKVLLEMDPKTQEWLEESESDEEEDDDVEGAEGGEEEEESSEEESEDEEVWLCFPGSASWQRCCHSSGSLEALEAQTVESAGIWVLGTATQTPDGLGRS; encoded by the exons atggggaagaaggggaagcgCGACAAGAAGGGGAAAGGCGCCGAGAAGACGGCGGCGAAGATGGAGAAGAAGGTGTCCCGCAGAGCCAAGAAGGAGGAG GAGGATCTTGAAGCCCTGATAGCAGAATTCCAGAGTTTGGATGCTAAAAAGACACAAGTAATTGAGTCATCCTGCCCACCCCCCTCACCCAG GCTGAActgctccctctgtgctcaCCCCGAGAGAGACGAGCTGATCCTTTTTGGAGGTGAATATTTCAATGGCCAAAAA aCCTTCCTGTACAATGAGCTGTACATTTACCACATCAGGAAGAACAGCTGGGCCAAACTGGAGATTCCCAACCCACCCCCGAGGCGTTGTGCTCACCAG gcagctgtggtGCCCACGGCTGGGGGGCAGCTCTGGATCTTCGGGGGGGAGTTTGCCTCTCCCAACGGGGAGCAGTTCTACCACTACAAGGATCTCTGGGTCCTGCATTTGGCCACCAAGACCTGGGAGCAGATCAA gGCACCGGGAGGGCCCTCTGGACGAAGTGGACACCGGATGGTTGCGTGCAAGAGGCAGCTGGTCATCTTCGGAGGTTTCCATGAGAGTGCAAG AGATTACATCTACTACAACGATGTGTACGCCTTCAACCTGGACTCCTTCACCTGGAGCAAGCTGGCTCCAGCAGGGATTGGGCCTGCTCCAAGATCTGGCTGTCAGATGACTCCCACTCCCGAGGGCAACATCATCATCTATGGAGGCTACTCCAAACAG aggGTCAAGAAGGATGTGGACAAAGGCACCCTGCACACGGATATGTTCCTGCTGAAGGCTGAAGGGGCAGGCAAGGAGGAAG ACAGGTGGACCTGGAGTCGGCTCAGCCCCTCTGGAGTGAAACCCACTCCCAGGTCCGGCTTTtccgtggctgctgctcccaacAACCGCTGCCTCCTTTTTGGGGGGGTGCacgatgaggaggaggaggagagcattGAAGGGGACTTCTTTAATGACATTTATTTCTATGACATCGGGAAGAACCGCTGGTTCCCTGCACAGCTCAAG GGCCCGAAATCAGAGAAGAGGAAGCGCAGACGTGGCAGACAGGCTGAGGCAGCggctgctggggaggaggagctgcagctgccgccTCCCCAGGGTCCCCTGGAGATCGTCAAGGAGGTGGTGGCAGAAGATGGCACCATCATGACCATCAAGCAGGtgatccctggagctgcagaagaCAAGGACAGGTCTGcttcagaggaggaggaggaggaggaggaggaggaggaaggtggaGCCCTGGGGCAGCCCGTGGAGCCGTGCCCACGCTCCAATGCCATGGTGGCAGTGAAACACGGGGTCCTCTACGTGTACGGGGGCATGTTCGAGGTGGGCGACCGCCAGGTGACCCTCAGTGACCTGCACAGCATCGACCTGCACAGGATGGACGAGtggaaggtgctgctggagatggATCCAA AAACCCAGGAATGGCTGGAGGAGTCGGAGTCggatgaagaggaggatgatgatGTGGAAGgtgcagagggaggggaggaggaagaggagagctcTGAAGAGGAGAGTGAAGATGAGGAAG
- the KLHDC4 gene encoding kelch domain-containing protein 4 isoform X4 → MGKKGKRDKKGKGAEKTAAKMEKKVSRRAKKEEEDLEALIAEFQSLDAKKTQVIESSCPPPSPRLNCSLCAHPERDELILFGGEYFNGQKTFLYNELYIYHIRKNSWAKLEIPNPPPRRCAHQAAVVPTAGGQLWIFGGEFASPNGEQFYHYKDLWVLHLATKTWEQIKAPGGPSGRSGHRMVACKRQLVIFGGFHESARDYIYYNDVYAFNLDSFTWSKLAPAGIGPAPRSGCQMTPTPEGNIIIYGGYSKQRVKKDVDKGTLHTDMFLLKAEGAGKEEDRWTWSRLSPSGVKPTPRSGFSVAAAPNNRCLLFGGVHDEEEEESIEGDFFNDIYFYDIGKNRWFPAQLKGPKSEKRKRRRGRQAEAAAAGEEELQLPPPQGPLEIVKEVVAEDGTIMTIKQVIPGAAEDKDRSASEEEEEEEEEEEGGALGQPVEPCPRSNAMVAVKHGVLYVYGGMFEVGDRQVTLSDLHSIDLHRMDEWKVLLEMDPKTQEWLEESESDEEEDDDVEGAEGGEEEEESSEEESEDEEGTCWKLEYTSCITKCKILHAQSPSMMSETVHSKM, encoded by the exons atggggaagaaggggaagcgCGACAAGAAGGGGAAAGGCGCCGAGAAGACGGCGGCGAAGATGGAGAAGAAGGTGTCCCGCAGAGCCAAGAAGGAGGAG GAGGATCTTGAAGCCCTGATAGCAGAATTCCAGAGTTTGGATGCTAAAAAGACACAAGTAATTGAGTCATCCTGCCCACCCCCCTCACCCAG GCTGAActgctccctctgtgctcaCCCCGAGAGAGACGAGCTGATCCTTTTTGGAGGTGAATATTTCAATGGCCAAAAA aCCTTCCTGTACAATGAGCTGTACATTTACCACATCAGGAAGAACAGCTGGGCCAAACTGGAGATTCCCAACCCACCCCCGAGGCGTTGTGCTCACCAG gcagctgtggtGCCCACGGCTGGGGGGCAGCTCTGGATCTTCGGGGGGGAGTTTGCCTCTCCCAACGGGGAGCAGTTCTACCACTACAAGGATCTCTGGGTCCTGCATTTGGCCACCAAGACCTGGGAGCAGATCAA gGCACCGGGAGGGCCCTCTGGACGAAGTGGACACCGGATGGTTGCGTGCAAGAGGCAGCTGGTCATCTTCGGAGGTTTCCATGAGAGTGCAAG AGATTACATCTACTACAACGATGTGTACGCCTTCAACCTGGACTCCTTCACCTGGAGCAAGCTGGCTCCAGCAGGGATTGGGCCTGCTCCAAGATCTGGCTGTCAGATGACTCCCACTCCCGAGGGCAACATCATCATCTATGGAGGCTACTCCAAACAG aggGTCAAGAAGGATGTGGACAAAGGCACCCTGCACACGGATATGTTCCTGCTGAAGGCTGAAGGGGCAGGCAAGGAGGAAG ACAGGTGGACCTGGAGTCGGCTCAGCCCCTCTGGAGTGAAACCCACTCCCAGGTCCGGCTTTtccgtggctgctgctcccaacAACCGCTGCCTCCTTTTTGGGGGGGTGCacgatgaggaggaggaggagagcattGAAGGGGACTTCTTTAATGACATTTATTTCTATGACATCGGGAAGAACCGCTGGTTCCCTGCACAGCTCAAG GGCCCGAAATCAGAGAAGAGGAAGCGCAGACGTGGCAGACAGGCTGAGGCAGCggctgctggggaggaggagctgcagctgccgccTCCCCAGGGTCCCCTGGAGATCGTCAAGGAGGTGGTGGCAGAAGATGGCACCATCATGACCATCAAGCAGGtgatccctggagctgcagaagaCAAGGACAGGTCTGcttcagaggaggaggaggaggaggaggaggaggaggaaggtggaGCCCTGGGGCAGCCCGTGGAGCCGTGCCCACGCTCCAATGCCATGGTGGCAGTGAAACACGGGGTCCTCTACGTGTACGGGGGCATGTTCGAGGTGGGCGACCGCCAGGTGACCCTCAGTGACCTGCACAGCATCGACCTGCACAGGATGGACGAGtggaaggtgctgctggagatggATCCAA AAACCCAGGAATGGCTGGAGGAGTCGGAGTCggatgaagaggaggatgatgatGTGGAAGgtgcagagggaggggaggaggaagaggagagctcTGAAGAGGAGAGTGAAGATGAGGAAG
- the KLHDC4 gene encoding kelch domain-containing protein 4 isoform X1: protein MGKKGKRDKKGKGAEKTAAKMEKKVSRRAKKEEEDLEALIAEFQSLDAKKTQVIESSCPPPSPRLNCSLCAHPERDELILFGGEYFNGQKTFLYNELYIYHIRKNSWAKLEIPNPPPRRCAHQAAVVPTAGGQLWIFGGEFASPNGEQFYHYKDLWVLHLATKTWEQIKAPGGPSGRSGHRMVACKRQLVIFGGFHESARDYIYYNDVYAFNLDSFTWSKLAPAGIGPAPRSGCQMTPTPEGNIIIYGGYSKQRVKKDVDKGTLHTDMFLLKAEGAGKEEDRWTWSRLSPSGVKPTPRSGFSVAAAPNNRCLLFGGVHDEEEEESIEGDFFNDIYFYDIGKNRWFPAQLKGPKSEKRKRRRGRQAEAAAAGEEELQLPPPQGPLEIVKEVVAEDGTIMTIKQVIPGAAEDKDRSASEEEEEEEEEEEGGALGQPVEPCPRSNAMVAVKHGVLYVYGGMFEVGDRQVTLSDLHSIDLHRMDEWKVLLEMDPKTQEWLEESESDEEEDDDVEGAEGGEEEEESSEEESEDEEGEQQHPAVQPGEAQAQYLARTEHYWLRLARSHMGPEAKDKKVLKVAHAMAKTFYEDPV, encoded by the exons atggggaagaaggggaagcgCGACAAGAAGGGGAAAGGCGCCGAGAAGACGGCGGCGAAGATGGAGAAGAAGGTGTCCCGCAGAGCCAAGAAGGAGGAG GAGGATCTTGAAGCCCTGATAGCAGAATTCCAGAGTTTGGATGCTAAAAAGACACAAGTAATTGAGTCATCCTGCCCACCCCCCTCACCCAG GCTGAActgctccctctgtgctcaCCCCGAGAGAGACGAGCTGATCCTTTTTGGAGGTGAATATTTCAATGGCCAAAAA aCCTTCCTGTACAATGAGCTGTACATTTACCACATCAGGAAGAACAGCTGGGCCAAACTGGAGATTCCCAACCCACCCCCGAGGCGTTGTGCTCACCAG gcagctgtggtGCCCACGGCTGGGGGGCAGCTCTGGATCTTCGGGGGGGAGTTTGCCTCTCCCAACGGGGAGCAGTTCTACCACTACAAGGATCTCTGGGTCCTGCATTTGGCCACCAAGACCTGGGAGCAGATCAA gGCACCGGGAGGGCCCTCTGGACGAAGTGGACACCGGATGGTTGCGTGCAAGAGGCAGCTGGTCATCTTCGGAGGTTTCCATGAGAGTGCAAG AGATTACATCTACTACAACGATGTGTACGCCTTCAACCTGGACTCCTTCACCTGGAGCAAGCTGGCTCCAGCAGGGATTGGGCCTGCTCCAAGATCTGGCTGTCAGATGACTCCCACTCCCGAGGGCAACATCATCATCTATGGAGGCTACTCCAAACAG aggGTCAAGAAGGATGTGGACAAAGGCACCCTGCACACGGATATGTTCCTGCTGAAGGCTGAAGGGGCAGGCAAGGAGGAAG ACAGGTGGACCTGGAGTCGGCTCAGCCCCTCTGGAGTGAAACCCACTCCCAGGTCCGGCTTTtccgtggctgctgctcccaacAACCGCTGCCTCCTTTTTGGGGGGGTGCacgatgaggaggaggaggagagcattGAAGGGGACTTCTTTAATGACATTTATTTCTATGACATCGGGAAGAACCGCTGGTTCCCTGCACAGCTCAAG GGCCCGAAATCAGAGAAGAGGAAGCGCAGACGTGGCAGACAGGCTGAGGCAGCggctgctggggaggaggagctgcagctgccgccTCCCCAGGGTCCCCTGGAGATCGTCAAGGAGGTGGTGGCAGAAGATGGCACCATCATGACCATCAAGCAGGtgatccctggagctgcagaagaCAAGGACAGGTCTGcttcagaggaggaggaggaggaggaggaggaggaggaaggtggaGCCCTGGGGCAGCCCGTGGAGCCGTGCCCACGCTCCAATGCCATGGTGGCAGTGAAACACGGGGTCCTCTACGTGTACGGGGGCATGTTCGAGGTGGGCGACCGCCAGGTGACCCTCAGTGACCTGCACAGCATCGACCTGCACAGGATGGACGAGtggaaggtgctgctggagatggATCCAA AAACCCAGGAATGGCTGGAGGAGTCGGAGTCggatgaagaggaggatgatgatGTGGAAGgtgcagagggaggggaggaggaagaggagagctcTGAAGAGGAGAGTGAAGATGAGGAAG gggagcagcagcacccagctgtgCAGCCTGGGGAGGCCCAGGCCCAGTACCTGGCCAGGACAGAGCACTACTGGCTCAGGCTGGCCCGCAGCCACA
- the KLHDC4 gene encoding kelch domain-containing protein 4 isoform X3 has protein sequence MGKKGKRDKKGKGAEKTAAKMEKKVSRRAKKEEEDLEALIAEFQSLDAKKTQVIESSCPPPSPRLNCSLCAHPERDELILFGGEYFNGQKTFLYNELYIYHIRKNSWAKLEIPNPPPRRCAHQAAVVPTAGGQLWIFGGEFASPNGEQFYHYKDLWVLHLATKTWEQIKAPGGPSGRSGHRMVACKRQLVIFGGFHESARDYIYYNDVYAFNLDSFTWSKLAPAGIGPAPRSGCQMTPTPEGNIIIYGGYSKQRVKKDVDKGTLHTDMFLLKAEGAGKEEDRWTWSRLSPSGVKPTPRSGFSVAAAPNNRCLLFGGVHDEEEEESIEGDFFNDIYFYDIGKNRWFPAQLKGPKSEKRKRRRGRQAEAAAAGEEELQLPPPQGPLEIVKEVVAEDGTIMTIKQVIPGAAEDKDRSASEEEEEEEEEEEGGALGQPVEPCPRSNAMVAVKHGVLYVYGGMFEVGDRQVTLSDLHSIDLHRMDEWKVLLEMDPKTQEWLEESESDEEEDDDVEGAEGGEEEEESSEEESEDEEALRLEKERKEKRKQNCDRRETDHGHVGSWNIHPALQSAKYYMLRAQA, from the exons atggggaagaaggggaagcgCGACAAGAAGGGGAAAGGCGCCGAGAAGACGGCGGCGAAGATGGAGAAGAAGGTGTCCCGCAGAGCCAAGAAGGAGGAG GAGGATCTTGAAGCCCTGATAGCAGAATTCCAGAGTTTGGATGCTAAAAAGACACAAGTAATTGAGTCATCCTGCCCACCCCCCTCACCCAG GCTGAActgctccctctgtgctcaCCCCGAGAGAGACGAGCTGATCCTTTTTGGAGGTGAATATTTCAATGGCCAAAAA aCCTTCCTGTACAATGAGCTGTACATTTACCACATCAGGAAGAACAGCTGGGCCAAACTGGAGATTCCCAACCCACCCCCGAGGCGTTGTGCTCACCAG gcagctgtggtGCCCACGGCTGGGGGGCAGCTCTGGATCTTCGGGGGGGAGTTTGCCTCTCCCAACGGGGAGCAGTTCTACCACTACAAGGATCTCTGGGTCCTGCATTTGGCCACCAAGACCTGGGAGCAGATCAA gGCACCGGGAGGGCCCTCTGGACGAAGTGGACACCGGATGGTTGCGTGCAAGAGGCAGCTGGTCATCTTCGGAGGTTTCCATGAGAGTGCAAG AGATTACATCTACTACAACGATGTGTACGCCTTCAACCTGGACTCCTTCACCTGGAGCAAGCTGGCTCCAGCAGGGATTGGGCCTGCTCCAAGATCTGGCTGTCAGATGACTCCCACTCCCGAGGGCAACATCATCATCTATGGAGGCTACTCCAAACAG aggGTCAAGAAGGATGTGGACAAAGGCACCCTGCACACGGATATGTTCCTGCTGAAGGCTGAAGGGGCAGGCAAGGAGGAAG ACAGGTGGACCTGGAGTCGGCTCAGCCCCTCTGGAGTGAAACCCACTCCCAGGTCCGGCTTTtccgtggctgctgctcccaacAACCGCTGCCTCCTTTTTGGGGGGGTGCacgatgaggaggaggaggagagcattGAAGGGGACTTCTTTAATGACATTTATTTCTATGACATCGGGAAGAACCGCTGGTTCCCTGCACAGCTCAAG GGCCCGAAATCAGAGAAGAGGAAGCGCAGACGTGGCAGACAGGCTGAGGCAGCggctgctggggaggaggagctgcagctgccgccTCCCCAGGGTCCCCTGGAGATCGTCAAGGAGGTGGTGGCAGAAGATGGCACCATCATGACCATCAAGCAGGtgatccctggagctgcagaagaCAAGGACAGGTCTGcttcagaggaggaggaggaggaggaggaggaggaggaaggtggaGCCCTGGGGCAGCCCGTGGAGCCGTGCCCACGCTCCAATGCCATGGTGGCAGTGAAACACGGGGTCCTCTACGTGTACGGGGGCATGTTCGAGGTGGGCGACCGCCAGGTGACCCTCAGTGACCTGCACAGCATCGACCTGCACAGGATGGACGAGtggaaggtgctgctggagatggATCCAA AAACCCAGGAATGGCTGGAGGAGTCGGAGTCggatgaagaggaggatgatgatGTGGAAGgtgcagagggaggggaggaggaagaggagagctcTGAAGAGGAGAGTGAAGATGAGGAAG